In one window of Pseudobythopirellula maris DNA:
- a CDS encoding UbiA family prenyltransferase: protein MSARLSKALAWARLLRISNAPTAAADVWMGYAIATGGATPGWELVWLTLASLCLYSAGMAMNDWFDAEIDAEERPCRPIPSGWVSLRAASATTWTLIACGIVSASLASVVAHSHAPWLCCVMLAIAIWYYNRFGKHSDDGPLALGICRLLNVLVGYSVFHYDSDVAITPDPLVMKLLPVAGIVLYVFGFSSLAHSETEKILRSHLISCSVVISIGLSYYALLPIILAHSFPLKQSPEAWLTLWGVIALMLGRRFAHAVVRPEPTRIQAAVGAAITSIVTIDAALAWGYTGSVAWGAAILALWPLTKALSRFIAQT, encoded by the coding sequence ATGAGCGCCCGGCTCTCCAAGGCGCTCGCCTGGGCCCGGCTGCTGCGCATCTCGAACGCCCCCACCGCGGCGGCCGACGTGTGGATGGGCTACGCCATCGCCACCGGCGGCGCGACGCCCGGCTGGGAGCTCGTGTGGCTCACACTCGCGTCGCTTTGCCTCTACTCGGCCGGCATGGCGATGAACGACTGGTTCGACGCCGAGATCGACGCCGAGGAGCGGCCGTGCAGGCCGATCCCCTCGGGATGGGTATCATTGCGTGCCGCAAGTGCGACCACTTGGACTCTCATCGCATGTGGGATCGTATCGGCGTCGCTAGCGAGCGTGGTTGCACACAGCCATGCACCATGGCTGTGTTGTGTGATGTTGGCGATTGCGATCTGGTACTACAACCGCTTTGGCAAGCATAGTGATGACGGTCCATTGGCACTGGGAATCTGTCGCCTACTCAATGTGCTGGTTGGGTATTCAGTTTTTCATTACGACAGTGATGTAGCGATCACACCAGACCCGTTAGTTATGAAACTCTTACCGGTAGCTGGAATTGTGTTATATGTGTTTGGATTCAGCTCACTCGCACATTCCGAGACAGAGAAGATTCTTCGCAGCCACCTAATAAGTTGTTCCGTAGTCATTTCCATTGGTCTTTCGTACTACGCATTGCTGCCAATAATACTTGCCCACTCTTTTCCATTAAAGCAATCCCCTGAAGCCTGGCTCACGCTGTGGGGCGTCATTGCCTTGATGCTCGGTCGCCGCTTCGCCCACGCCGTCGTGCGGCCCGAGCCGACGAGGATCCAGGCGGCCGTTGGGGCGGCGATCACGTCGATCGTGACGATCGACGCGGCGCTCGCCTGGGGCTACACAGGGAGCGTGGCGTGGGGTGCGGCGATCTTGGCGCTGTGGCCCCTCACCAAAGCGCTGTCGCGGTTCATCGCTCAAACCTAA
- a CDS encoding sugar phosphate isomerase/epimerase family protein encodes MQLAFSSNAYLAHEFRETCQRIAAAGYTGIEILADVPHAWPAGLLGVQKQAIRDALAESHLTISNVNAFMMNAVADPRQPYWHPSWTDPDPHYRAIRREHTLRALELAAELGAPHITTEPGGPAFEGPEFGNQSRDEALDIFCEELTPCIERAKQLGVGLLVEPEPELLVERFDQYLELVGRLGEGQIGLNFDIGHAYCVGEDPQDWVERMAEHTVHYHLEDIAATRVHQHLIPGHGAIDFAATIEAIRRTGYDGWLTVELYPYGDDPDGAATEAKRYLEPLLGAS; translated from the coding sequence ATGCAACTCGCCTTCAGCTCCAACGCCTACCTCGCTCACGAATTCCGCGAGACCTGCCAGCGCATCGCCGCGGCCGGCTACACGGGGATCGAGATCCTCGCCGACGTGCCGCACGCCTGGCCCGCCGGGTTGCTCGGTGTGCAGAAGCAGGCGATCCGCGACGCGCTCGCCGAGAGCCACCTGACGATCTCCAACGTCAACGCGTTCATGATGAACGCCGTGGCCGACCCGCGGCAGCCTTACTGGCACCCGAGCTGGACCGACCCCGACCCGCACTACCGCGCGATCCGCCGCGAGCACACGCTGCGGGCGCTCGAACTGGCCGCGGAGCTCGGCGCGCCGCACATCACGACCGAGCCGGGGGGCCCCGCGTTTGAAGGGCCCGAGTTCGGTAACCAGTCGCGCGACGAGGCGCTCGACATCTTCTGCGAAGAACTCACGCCCTGCATCGAGCGCGCCAAGCAACTCGGCGTCGGCCTCTTGGTCGAGCCGGAGCCGGAACTCTTGGTCGAGCGGTTCGACCAGTACCTGGAGCTGGTCGGCCGGCTGGGCGAGGGGCAGATCGGGCTCAATTTCGACATCGGCCACGCCTACTGCGTGGGCGAGGACCCGCAGGACTGGGTCGAGCGGATGGCCGAGCACACGGTCCACTACCACCTCGAGGACATCGCCGCCACGCGGGTCCACCAGCACCTGATCCCGGGCCACGGGGCGATCGACTTCGCGGCGACAATCGAGGCGATCCGCCGCACCGGCTACGACGGCTGGCTCACGGTGGAGCTCTACCCGTACGGCGACGACCCCGACGGCGCCGCCACCGAGGCGAAGCGCTACCTCGAGCCGCTGCTGGGCGCGTCATGA
- a CDS encoding glycoside hydrolase family 88 protein: protein MITIDDKLTPQDLLPALDKMWAASADRLDRIEGRWEAGAPSPVFTIEGKYQAQGWTEWTQGFQFGSLILQFDATGEEKYLEQGRERTLNAMAPHVTHFGVHDHGFNNVSTYGALLRLMDEGKIAEDAWERSYYGMALMASGSVQAARWSPTKEGGGYIHSFNGPQSLFVDTIRSCRALSMAHRLGHTMMGERDEPISLLRRIVQHAEATARYNIWYGKNKDTYDLRGRTAHESLFNTNNGDYRAPSTQQGYSPFSTWTRGLAWAMIGFPEQLEWLATLDDAELEPFGGRAAIEQTFLEAARATCDFYIEHTPVCGVPYWDTGAPGLAEMGDYLSKPADPLNDHEPVDSSAAAIGCQGLLRLAEVLDARKEAPEDAKRYRQAGLTVLKSLLAEPYLATDGEHEGLLLHTIYHRPNGWDHIPAGSKIPRGEACQWGDYHLREAALYVQRQAKGETYYTFFGPK from the coding sequence ATGATCACCATCGACGACAAGCTGACTCCCCAAGACCTGCTCCCCGCCCTCGATAAAATGTGGGCCGCCTCGGCCGACCGGCTCGACCGGATCGAGGGCCGCTGGGAGGCGGGCGCGCCGTCGCCCGTGTTCACCATCGAGGGCAAGTATCAGGCCCAAGGCTGGACCGAGTGGACCCAAGGGTTCCAGTTCGGCTCGCTGATCCTGCAGTTCGACGCCACGGGCGAGGAGAAATACCTCGAGCAGGGCCGCGAGCGGACGCTCAACGCGATGGCGCCGCACGTCACCCACTTCGGTGTCCACGACCACGGGTTCAACAACGTCAGCACCTACGGCGCCCTGCTGCGGCTGATGGACGAGGGGAAGATCGCCGAGGACGCTTGGGAGCGTTCGTACTACGGCATGGCGCTGATGGCGAGCGGCTCGGTGCAGGCGGCGCGCTGGTCCCCCACCAAGGAGGGCGGCGGGTACATCCACTCGTTCAACGGCCCGCAATCGCTGTTCGTCGACACGATCCGCTCCTGTCGGGCGCTCTCGATGGCCCACCGGCTGGGGCACACGATGATGGGCGAGCGCGACGAGCCGATCTCGCTCCTGAGGCGCATCGTCCAGCACGCCGAGGCGACCGCCCGATACAACATCTGGTACGGCAAGAACAAAGACACTTACGACCTCCGCGGCCGCACGGCCCACGAGTCGCTGTTCAACACGAACAACGGCGACTACCGGGCCCCCTCGACCCAGCAGGGCTACTCGCCGTTCTCGACTTGGACGCGCGGCTTGGCGTGGGCGATGATCGGCTTCCCCGAGCAGCTCGAGTGGCTCGCCACCCTGGACGACGCCGAGCTGGAACCCTTCGGCGGCCGCGCGGCGATCGAGCAGACGTTTCTCGAGGCGGCCCGGGCGACTTGCGACTTCTACATCGAGCACACCCCCGTGTGCGGCGTGCCTTACTGGGACACCGGCGCGCCGGGGCTCGCCGAGATGGGCGACTACCTGTCGAAACCGGCCGACCCGCTGAACGACCACGAGCCGGTCGACAGCTCGGCCGCGGCGATCGGCTGCCAGGGCCTGCTCCGCTTGGCCGAGGTGCTCGACGCCCGCAAGGAAGCCCCCGAAGACGCCAAGCGTTACCGCCAGGCGGGGCTCACGGTGCTCAAGTCGCTCTTGGCCGAGCCGTACCTGGCGACCGACGGCGAGCACGAGGGCCTGCTGCTGCACACGATCTACCACCGCCCCAACGGCTGGGACCACATCCCGGCGGGCAGCAAGATCCCCCGCGGCGAGGCGTGCCAATGGGGCGACTACCACCTGCGCGAGGCGGCGCTCTACGTGCAACGTCAAGCCAAGGGCGAGACTTACTACACCTTCTTTGGTCCTAAGTAG
- a CDS encoding sugar phosphate isomerase/epimerase family protein: MHLSYNTNGLAHHAPLDAMDLLAEIGYRGVAITIDHGVLNPLAHGLKQQTAKLRSEAERLGLKLSIETGARFLLDPRTKHEPTLVSADPGGRERRVDFYRRAIDLAADLGATCVSVWSGVVHDNADREAAIGRLVPGLVDTLEHAAARGVAVAFEPEPGMLIATLADYAGLKERLGPDGESLRLTIDIGHLHCQGETPIADLIERFADDLVNVHIEDMRAGAHEHLPFGEGEIDFPPVVAALQKIGYDGPLAVELSRHSHDGPRQARAAYDFLAPLLRSSP, encoded by the coding sequence ATGCACCTCAGCTACAACACCAACGGCCTCGCGCACCACGCGCCGCTCGACGCCATGGACCTGCTCGCGGAGATCGGCTACCGCGGCGTCGCGATCACGATCGACCACGGCGTGCTCAACCCGCTCGCCCACGGCCTGAAGCAGCAGACCGCCAAGCTGCGAAGCGAAGCCGAGCGACTCGGCCTGAAACTCTCGATCGAGACCGGCGCCCGCTTCCTGCTCGACCCGCGCACGAAGCACGAGCCGACGCTCGTCTCGGCCGATCCCGGGGGAAGAGAACGCCGCGTTGATTTTTACCGCCGCGCGATCGACTTGGCCGCCGACTTGGGCGCCACGTGCGTGTCGGTCTGGTCGGGCGTCGTGCACGACAACGCCGACCGCGAGGCGGCGATCGGGCGACTCGTGCCCGGGCTCGTTGACACGCTTGAGCACGCCGCCGCGCGTGGTGTGGCGGTCGCCTTCGAGCCGGAACCGGGGATGCTCATCGCCACGCTCGCCGACTACGCGGGGCTCAAAGAGCGCCTCGGCCCCGACGGCGAGTCGCTGCGGCTCACGATCGACATCGGCCACTTGCACTGCCAGGGCGAGACGCCGATCGCGGACCTCATCGAACGCTTCGCCGATGACCTGGTGAACGTCCACATCGAGGACATGCGGGCGGGCGCCCACGAGCACCTGCCCTTTGGTGAGGGCGAGATCGACTTCCCGCCGGTCGTCGCCGCTCTGCAAAAGATCGGCTACGATGGACCGCTCGCCGTGGAGCTCAGCCGCCACAGCCACGACGGGCCCCGCCAGGCGCGGGCGGCTTACGACTTCCTCGCCCCGCTGCTGCGGAGCAGCCCGTAG
- a CDS encoding alkaline phosphatase family protein, whose product MREHVVLLSIPALREQDLAHMPQLSSLMGDGDRAPMAASLPAVTCPVQVNMTTGLPPAGHGITSNGLWDRERRELEMWTAWNDKVEAPQIWDRMHEFDPSLTAAAWFPLYAKGCGADYVCWPAPKHEPDGSESLWCYTKPEGMYQELLDELGHFPLQHFWGPMANIKSTEWIVTSAIRCAERFKPNFFYVYLQHLDYASQKLGPDSPEAIAALGELDAEIGRLADGFRAAYGDDQHILWLAASEYVVTPVDHVVYPNRVLREAGLTTITLDDDGKERLDLKASQAWALADHQHAHVYVRDRDAATIQKVVELFKNREGVAEVLGADEQAKHEIAHDRTGDVVLVSEPNSWMAYYYWLDDEKAPAFARQVDIHRKTGYDPVEMHVDMAAMKAGLGPIPLDASLVCGSHGAPPREERQRGVMLSSERGVFVERTLADVDVCEMVLRQFGV is encoded by the coding sequence ATGCGTGAACACGTTGTCCTTCTGTCGATCCCCGCCCTGCGAGAGCAAGACCTTGCGCACATGCCGCAGTTGTCGTCGCTGATGGGGGACGGTGACCGAGCGCCAATGGCGGCCAGCCTGCCGGCGGTCACTTGCCCGGTGCAGGTGAACATGACCACCGGCCTGCCGCCCGCCGGGCACGGCATCACGTCCAATGGCTTGTGGGACCGCGAGCGGCGCGAGCTGGAGATGTGGACCGCCTGGAACGACAAGGTCGAGGCGCCGCAGATCTGGGACCGGATGCACGAGTTCGACCCTTCGCTCACCGCGGCGGCGTGGTTCCCGCTTTACGCCAAGGGGTGCGGCGCCGACTACGTCTGCTGGCCGGCGCCCAAGCACGAGCCCGACGGCAGCGAGTCGCTCTGGTGCTACACCAAGCCCGAAGGGATGTACCAGGAGCTGTTGGACGAGCTGGGCCATTTCCCCTTGCAGCACTTCTGGGGGCCGATGGCCAATATCAAGTCGACCGAGTGGATCGTCACCTCCGCGATCCGCTGCGCCGAGCGTTTCAAGCCGAACTTTTTCTACGTCTACTTGCAGCACCTCGACTACGCGTCGCAGAAGCTGGGGCCCGACTCGCCTGAGGCGATCGCCGCGCTCGGCGAACTCGACGCCGAGATCGGCCGGCTGGCCGACGGCTTCCGCGCCGCCTACGGCGACGATCAGCACATCCTGTGGCTCGCGGCGAGCGAGTACGTGGTGACGCCCGTCGACCACGTCGTCTACCCGAACCGCGTGCTGCGCGAGGCGGGGCTGACGACGATCACATTGGATGACGACGGCAAGGAGCGGCTCGACCTCAAAGCGAGCCAGGCCTGGGCCCTGGCCGACCACCAGCACGCCCACGTCTACGTGCGCGACCGCGACGCGGCCACGATCCAGAAGGTCGTCGAGCTGTTCAAGAACCGCGAAGGGGTGGCCGAGGTGCTAGGCGCCGACGAGCAGGCGAAGCACGAGATCGCTCACGACCGCACGGGCGACGTGGTCCTCGTCTCCGAGCCCAACAGCTGGATGGCTTACTACTACTGGCTCGACGACGAGAAAGCCCCGGCGTTCGCCCGCCAAGTCGACATCCACCGCAAGACGGGGTACGACCCGGTCGAGATGCACGTCGACATGGCGGCGATGAAGGCGGGCTTGGGCCCGATCCCGCTCGACGCGTCACTGGTCTGCGGCTCGCACGGCGCCCCGCCACGCGAAGAACGCCAACGCGGCGTCATGCTCTCGTCGGAGCGCGGCGTGTTCGTCGAGCGGACGCTGGCCGATGTCGACGTTTGCGAGATGGTGCTGCGGCAGTTTGGGGTGTAG
- the trpB gene encoding tryptophan synthase subunit beta, whose protein sequence is MTAAAVPNTPVPDEQGRYGDFGGRYVPETLVRALDQLAAEYEKSLTDEAFQAELAELLRDFVGRASPFYHARRLSEKAGGAQIYFKREDTNHTGAHKINNTLGQALLTQRMGKTRVIAETGAGQHGVATATACAHFGLPCVVYMGEEDIRRQAPNVFAMKLLGAEVRPVTSGSRTLRDAINEAMRDWMSSVETTHYILGSVVGPHPFPRIVRDYQSVIGRETIEQCQERLGRLPDAVVACVGGGSNAAGMFYPFVEQGLVGEGKVELVGVEAGGRSDTPGEHASPLTYGQPGVLHGSFSYVMQDDDGQTCDVHSMSAGLDYPGVGPEHSYWKDSGAVRYTSCRDDEAMAAFDACSASEGIMPALESSHAIAKAMELAGGMDKDKAVVVCLSGRGDKDAIEIARLKGVQYG, encoded by the coding sequence ATGACTGCTGCAGCTGTTCCCAACACCCCGGTCCCCGATGAGCAGGGCCGCTACGGCGATTTTGGCGGCCGCTACGTGCCCGAGACCTTGGTCCGCGCCCTCGACCAGCTCGCCGCCGAATATGAAAAATCGCTCACCGACGAGGCGTTCCAGGCCGAGCTGGCGGAGCTGCTGCGCGACTTTGTCGGCCGGGCCTCGCCCTTCTACCACGCCCGGCGGCTCAGCGAAAAAGCGGGCGGCGCGCAGATCTACTTCAAACGCGAAGACACGAACCACACCGGCGCCCACAAGATCAACAACACGCTGGGCCAGGCGCTGCTCACCCAGCGGATGGGCAAGACGCGTGTCATTGCCGAGACCGGCGCCGGGCAGCACGGCGTGGCGACGGCGACGGCCTGCGCCCATTTCGGCTTGCCCTGCGTCGTTTACATGGGCGAGGAGGACATCCGCCGCCAGGCGCCGAACGTGTTCGCGATGAAGCTCTTGGGCGCCGAGGTGCGGCCGGTTACGAGCGGCTCGCGCACCTTGCGCGACGCGATCAACGAGGCGATGCGCGACTGGATGTCGAGCGTCGAGACCACGCATTACATCTTGGGCTCGGTCGTGGGGCCGCATCCGTTCCCGCGCATTGTGCGGGATTATCAATCCGTGATCGGCCGCGAGACGATCGAGCAGTGCCAGGAGCGCCTGGGCCGGCTGCCCGACGCGGTGGTGGCGTGCGTCGGCGGCGGCAGCAACGCGGCCGGCATGTTTTATCCCTTTGTCGAACAAGGCCTTGTGGGCGAAGGCAAGGTCGAGCTGGTCGGCGTCGAGGCGGGCGGTCGCAGCGACACGCCTGGCGAGCACGCCTCGCCCCTGACCTACGGCCAGCCGGGCGTGCTGCACGGCAGCTTCAGCTACGTCATGCAAGACGACGACGGCCAGACTTGCGACGTGCACAGCATGTCGGCAGGCCTCGACTACCCCGGCGTCGGCCCCGAGCACAGCTACTGGAAAGACTCGGGCGCCGTTCGCTACACGAGCTGCCGCGACGACGAGGCGATGGCGGCGTTCGACGCCTGCTCGGCGAGCGAGGGGATCATGCCCGCCTTAGAATCGTCGCACGCCATCGCCAAGGCGATGGAGCTGGCCGGCGGCATGGACAAAGACAAGGCCGTGGTGGTCTGCCTCAGCGGCCGCGGCGACAAAGACGCGATCGAGATCGCCCGGCTCAAGGGAGTGCAGTACGGATGA
- a CDS encoding Fpg/Nei family DNA glycosylase, which produces MPELPEVETMRRGVLGAVGGELTGFERTPCPRKPIGLTPRIDRFRRRVVGQRVVAVDRVGKRVALRLDSADTVILEPRMTGLVGSGDSPDPFYLRLRLELRGAALDHLWFWDRRGLGVVRLFSPEEFAAAFGADKLGPDGLVVSTTDFRQRLGHSRRAIKVALLDQKAVAGIGNIYAAEILHLAGVHPAARCDLLSAKQWGRIADATHAVLEEAIRCEGSSLGDGTYRNALNQDGGYQNQHRVYGRSGAPCPACDGEVQKIVQAQRSTFFCPQCQTRR; this is translated from the coding sequence ATGCCTGAACTCCCCGAGGTCGAAACCATGCGCCGCGGCGTGCTCGGCGCCGTCGGCGGCGAGCTCACCGGCTTCGAGCGGACGCCCTGCCCGCGAAAGCCGATCGGCCTCACGCCGCGTATCGACCGTTTCCGGCGGCGGGTGGTGGGGCAGCGCGTTGTGGCCGTTGACCGGGTCGGCAAACGCGTGGCGCTAAGGCTCGATTCGGCCGACACCGTGATCCTCGAGCCGCGGATGACCGGGCTGGTCGGCTCGGGCGATTCGCCCGACCCGTTTTACTTGCGGCTGCGGCTCGAGCTGCGCGGGGCGGCGCTCGATCACCTCTGGTTCTGGGACCGGCGGGGGTTGGGCGTGGTGCGGTTGTTCTCGCCCGAGGAGTTCGCGGCCGCCTTTGGGGCGGACAAGCTGGGGCCGGATGGATTGGTGGTTTCGACCACCGACTTCCGTCAGCGGCTGGGCCACAGCCGGCGCGCGATCAAGGTTGCGCTGCTTGACCAGAAGGCGGTCGCGGGGATTGGCAACATTTACGCCGCCGAGATTCTTCATCTGGCGGGGGTGCATCCGGCCGCGCGGTGCGACTTGTTATCGGCCAAGCAGTGGGGCCGCATCGCGGACGCCACCCATGCGGTGCTCGAAGAGGCGATCCGCTGCGAGGGCTCGTCGCTGGGCGACGGCACCTACCGCAACGCCCTGAATCAAGACGGCGGCTACCAGAACCAGCACCGCGTGTACGGCCGCTCAGGGGCGCCCTGCCCCGCGTGCGACGGCGAGGTCCAAAAGATCGTGCAGGCGCAGCGTTCGACGTTCTTCTGCCCGCAGTGCCAAACGCGGCGCTGA
- a CDS encoding 3-ketoacyl-ACP reductase: MTKRVALVTGGSRGIGLGIAKQLAASGFDVAINGRREAESVADALAEIEAAGAQALYCRADIGELEDHAPMLDAIRERFGRLDALVNNAGVAPDVRADLLDASPESFDRLIRINLRGPYFLTQVAARWMIEQKQADATFGGAIVNVSSVSATVVSTNRGDYCVSKAGVAMATQLWAARLGEYGMGVYEVRPGVIRTDMTSGVTDKYDKLIAEGLTVEPRWGAPEDVGRAVATLASGALSYATGAVVPVDGGLTIQRL; this comes from the coding sequence ATGACAAAACGCGTCGCACTCGTTACGGGCGGCAGCCGGGGCATCGGCCTCGGCATCGCCAAACAATTGGCCGCTTCGGGCTTCGACGTGGCGATCAACGGCCGCCGTGAGGCGGAGTCGGTCGCCGACGCGCTCGCCGAGATCGAGGCCGCCGGCGCACAGGCTCTTTACTGCCGCGCCGACATCGGCGAGCTCGAAGACCACGCCCCGATGCTCGACGCGATCCGCGAACGCTTCGGCCGGCTCGACGCCTTGGTCAACAACGCCGGCGTGGCGCCCGACGTGCGGGCCGACTTGCTCGACGCCTCGCCCGAGAGCTTCGATCGCCTCATTCGCATCAACCTCCGCGGGCCGTACTTCCTCACCCAGGTCGCCGCGCGCTGGATGATCGAGCAGAAGCAGGCCGACGCCACGTTCGGCGGCGCCATCGTAAACGTCTCGTCGGTCAGCGCCACGGTGGTCTCGACCAACCGGGGCGACTACTGCGTGTCGAAGGCGGGCGTGGCGATGGCCACCCAGCTGTGGGCCGCCCGCTTGGGCGAGTACGGCATGGGCGTGTACGAGGTGCGCCCCGGCGTGATCCGCACCGACATGACGAGCGGCGTCACCGACAAATACGACAAGCTGATCGCCGAGGGGCTCACCGTCGAGCCGCGCTGGGGCGCGCCGGAAGACGTCGGCCGGGCGGTGGCGACCCTCGCCAGCGGGGCGCTGAGCTACGCCACCGGGGCGGTGGTGCCAGTGGACGGCGGACTGACGATCCAGCGGCTGTAA
- a CDS encoding NAD(P)H-hydrate epimerase, which yields MDGPPFKADAPASRSLSREAARAFDRHAIDVIGLPGVVLMENAGRGCADVLFQQLSASDARAPSVGGVTILCGAGNNGGDGFVIARRLRVLGVTCRVLLLASPEKISGDARINFDAWLRLGGEVVDLSAEGAVLEKLAYELQGAAWIVDAMLGTGAQGEPREPYAAAIRLANAAKAKRMAIDLPSGLDCDTGEPSGECFRADVTCTMVAPKLGFENPAAAEFLGEVVAVDIGAPYGGGERPEVGVRE from the coding sequence ATGGATGGCCCCCCCTTTAAGGCTGATGCTCCGGCAAGCCGGAGTCTCTCTCGCGAAGCCGCTCGCGCCTTCGACCGCCACGCGATCGACGTGATCGGTCTGCCAGGCGTGGTGCTAATGGAGAACGCCGGCCGCGGCTGCGCCGATGTTCTTTTTCAGCAACTCTCGGCTTCGGACGCCCGTGCCCCCTCTGTCGGGGGCGTCACGATCCTCTGCGGAGCGGGCAACAACGGCGGCGACGGCTTTGTCATCGCGCGGCGGCTGCGGGTGCTAGGCGTCACGTGCCGAGTGCTGTTGCTGGCCTCGCCCGAAAAAATATCCGGCGACGCGCGGATCAACTTCGACGCGTGGCTCCGGCTTGGCGGCGAGGTGGTCGACCTGTCGGCCGAGGGCGCCGTCCTGGAGAAACTGGCTTATGAGTTACAGGGCGCCGCTTGGATCGTCGACGCTATGCTCGGCACCGGCGCCCAAGGCGAGCCGCGCGAGCCTTACGCTGCGGCGATCCGGCTGGCGAACGCCGCTAAGGCGAAACGGATGGCAATCGACCTGCCGAGCGGCCTCGACTGCGACACGGGCGAGCCCTCCGGCGAGTGCTTTCGGGCCGATGTGACCTGCACGATGGTCGCGCCGAAGCTGGGGTTCGAGAACCCCGCGGCGGCGGAGTTTTTGGGCGAGGTTGTCGCGGTCGATATCGGGGCGCCGTACGGGGGAGGCGAGCGGCCAGAGGTCGGAGTTCGGGAATAG